GATGCACTTTTATTTGCACTCAGTCCAAACGAATACAAATGCAGCCAAGGTCCATGCCAAGGGATGCTCACCGAGGCGAGTACGCGACGAGGATTGTCAGATTTAAGCCATCCATCGTCTCCATTCTCcaacacacatgcgcacatgcctgcacacacacacacacacacacacacacaaagtaaTATGTTAAATTTAAACATTTCCCAACATAATCGCGTTAATAATAGCTCACGGTACTCCGGTCGTCGTCTGATGAAaccgatcatcatcttcctgttcctgctgtttgctgtttgctgcttgctcctttctcgctctctctctctctctcgtctcgtgtATTTATAGCCAGCAGACCGCACCCGGAGCGCCCCCTACCGGACGCACTGGTAAACCGCCCCGCGCACCGGTTGCGTGCTGCAACCGCACCACGGCCAGGGAGGCGACGATGGCTCTAAATGATTGTCTATTAATAATCTGTAAATCATATAAACTCGTtgctctgatgctgctgctgctgctgctgctcgactcTCGCGTCGTATCGCAGACACTGTGAACACTCTTGTTCAATgtatgtgtatttgtgtttgtgagagagatagagcacGTGTTAAGTGGTGCACAACGAACCCAAAATGATTGCCATTTCGTTGCATGCCCTTACTCGATTGTTACACTcctcggaaccggaaccagtTGATGGATCTGCGGTTGCTTCTCGTTGGTTCAGAAGATAAGCCAGCACTGCTGTGCTGTTGGATTTCCTGTTTCGTTCATTCGTAATCATCGTAATATTGGTTTCATTTCGAACAAAACTTGCCAAACACCTTAGCTCTTTGAAATGGTATTACTCTGGCGAACCTTTACGTATCTCTCGCCCCTGTTCCCcacgattttttgtttccatcaAGTCTCTGAATCCCTACTGCTGTACAAATAACAgctccaaccagcagcagtaacatcaGTAACAGTAGCATTCGTTTCTCTGTACGGAAAGACCGTAGAGTTTCGCTGTTCGGTGTAAAAGATCCCGAGTTTATTGACGTTCGTGCGTTCAAGATCAATCGTCCGCCGTCGGTCCACCGAGGGCACACTTCCGGATGTCGTCGGTCAGGTACTGCTCGTTGTCCTCCATCACCGCCAGCTTCAGCAGCTCGACGCACACGAGGTACCGCTTGGCGCTCGACACCGTCGCACTGCTGATGAGGTTGAAGACCACCTTCAGCTTGTTGCCGAACTGGGTCGCGATGTCACTGTACAAGCCGGACAGctggggggggaaggaaggacagCGACAAGGAGAGAGGTGAGAGAGAAATAAGATGGAGGCACGGTATGGTGGTATGGTACTTACCGTCGTCAGGCACGACGCATCCTGCTGGTACGGTGCGAGCGAAGTACAGAGGGCAATCTGGGCCAGCAGATCCTCGTAGTCGTACTGTAGCTGCAGGATCAGCGATGGTAGCAGATCgttcagctgctgcaaccTGGGTATCTCGCGATCGAAGCACTGATCCACGCTGTCGCTGATCGCCGTGATCGTCCCGAACACGAGCCCATAGTACTTGTAGAAGCAGAACTGCGCATACCCACCGTTCTCGATCAGCGTAAGGATGAGGCTATCCAGTGCGTTCGACCAGAAGATGCCCGGTGTCGCATTACCCGTCAGTGACTCCTGCAGCGCATCGAGCAACATCTGCAGTGCGGCACGCATCTTCGGATAGTAGACGGTCGTAAGGGAGTCGGTGTGCTGCTTGAAAGTAGCGATCGGGGCCGCCATCTTCGTCACATTGACCGCACTGGTTTCGATCGTAGCGATGGCCCGGGTATGATTGCCGAACTCCGCTTGCACGGTCGTCGCGATCTTATCCGTCACGTTCGCGACACCGTCGATCAGGTTCTTGTAGTTGGTATCGGTCGCCGAGAGGGCCTGcttgaccagcagcagatacTTGTCGGCCATCGAGAT
This sequence is a window from Anopheles darlingi chromosome 3, idAnoDarlMG_H_01, whole genome shotgun sequence. Protein-coding genes within it:
- the LOC125953828 gene encoding uncharacterized protein LOC125953828 produces the protein MVRSLRWGRDTPVLWWALGLLAVLQVPWAAAKPDFGINFPISGSIKVSKSIDDANTVLMALDDNTELVTTSGYPGLQTLVDTLRNISLVLVSVGSELPPLGRALVANTSNNISAAFDPVYGKIVALNLTITVLLPPAVSSINDIIGHYVPDMLYDGFDRVVVGLGDLAQSLFILQGAINDAILQAGGNPDDVTLANLKQHVKPVHIYQLVFFVNQLRAYLPVVKFTVDSTLENISMADKYLLLVKQALSATDTNYKNLIDGVANVTDKIATTVQAEFGNHTRAIATIETSAVNVTKMAAPIATFKQHTDSLTTVYYPKMRAALQMLLDALQESLTGNATPGIFWSNALDSLILTLIENGGYAQFCFYKYYGLVFGTITAISDSVDQCFDREIPRLQQLNDLLPSLILQLQYDYEDLLAQIALCTSLAPYQQDASCLTTLSGLYSDIATQFGNKLKVVFNLISSATVSSAKRYLVCVELLKLAVMEDNEQYLTDDIRKCALGGPTADD